A genomic segment from Streptomyces antibioticus encodes:
- the panB gene encoding 3-methyl-2-oxobutanoate hydroxymethyltransferase: MTQLSAAQTAPQTPTDGSKALYGGKGTRRITVRDIALAKERGEKWPMLTAYDAMTASVFDEAGIPVMLVGDSAGNCHLGYETTVPVTLDEMTMLAAAVVRGTQRALIVGDLPFGSYQEGPVQALRSATRLVKEAGVGAVKLEGGERSHRQIELLVESGIPVMAHIGLTPQSVNAMGYRVQGRGEEAAAQLLRDAKAVQDAGAFAVVLELVPAELAAEVTRVLHIPTVGIGAGPETDAQVLVWTDMLGLTGGRVPKFVKQYADLRRVMGDAAKAFAEDVVGGTFPLDEHSVH; the protein is encoded by the coding sequence ATGACGCAGCTTTCGGCTGCCCAGACTGCACCGCAGACGCCCACCGACGGCAGCAAGGCGCTGTACGGGGGGAAGGGCACACGCCGTATCACCGTCCGGGACATCGCCCTCGCCAAGGAGCGCGGCGAGAAGTGGCCCATGCTCACCGCCTACGACGCGATGACCGCGTCCGTGTTCGACGAGGCCGGGATCCCGGTCATGCTCGTCGGCGACTCGGCGGGCAACTGCCATCTGGGGTACGAGACGACCGTCCCCGTCACCCTCGACGAGATGACCATGCTCGCGGCGGCCGTCGTGCGCGGCACCCAGCGCGCCCTGATCGTCGGCGACCTGCCGTTCGGCTCCTACCAGGAGGGCCCGGTGCAGGCGCTGCGCTCGGCGACCCGGCTGGTCAAGGAGGCCGGGGTCGGCGCCGTGAAGCTGGAGGGCGGGGAGCGCTCGCACCGCCAGATCGAGCTGCTCGTCGAGTCCGGGATCCCGGTCATGGCCCACATCGGTCTGACCCCGCAGTCCGTGAACGCGATGGGCTACCGCGTGCAGGGGCGGGGCGAGGAGGCGGCCGCGCAGCTTCTGCGGGACGCCAAGGCCGTGCAGGACGCGGGCGCGTTCGCGGTGGTCCTGGAGCTGGTGCCGGCCGAGCTGGCCGCCGAGGTCACCCGGGTGCTGCACATCCCGACGGTCGGGATCGGCGCCGGGCCCGAGACGGACGCGCAGGTGCTGGTGTGGACCGACATGCTCGGTCTGACCGGCGGGCGGGTCCCGAAGTTCGTCAAGCAGTACGCCGACCTGCGCCGGGTCATGGGCGACGCGGCGAAGGCGTTCGCCGAGGACGTCGTCGGCGGCACGTTCCCGCTGGACGAGCACTCCGTCCACTGA
- a CDS encoding ATP-binding cassette domain-containing protein has product MKRIDTNPSGAGSAVTVRGLVKHYGETRALDGVDLDVREGTVMGVLGPNGAGKTTLVRILSTLLAPTSGQATVVGYDVVRQPRQLRRVIGLTGQYASVDEKLPGWENLYLIGRLLDLSRKDARARADELLERFSLTEAARRPAGTYSGGMRRRLDLAASMIGRPAVLFLDEPTTGLDPRTRNEVWNEVKAMVGDGVTVLLTTQYMEEAEQLASELTVVDRGRVIAKGGIEELKAKVGGRTLRIRPADPLQLRPLARALDDLGITGLAATVVDTERASVLVPVLSDEQLTAVVGAVTARGITLSSLTTELPSLDEVFLSLTGHRASGPQDTVPSETREEVAV; this is encoded by the coding sequence ATGAAGCGAATCGACACGAACCCCAGTGGCGCCGGAAGCGCCGTGACCGTTCGGGGGCTGGTCAAGCACTACGGCGAGACCAGGGCACTGGACGGTGTCGACCTCGATGTGCGGGAGGGCACCGTGATGGGCGTGCTCGGCCCGAACGGCGCCGGCAAGACCACCCTGGTGCGCATCCTGTCCACCCTCCTCGCCCCCACCTCGGGCCAGGCCACCGTCGTCGGCTACGACGTCGTACGCCAGCCCCGCCAGCTCCGCCGGGTGATCGGCCTGACCGGCCAGTACGCCTCCGTCGACGAGAAGCTCCCCGGCTGGGAGAACCTGTACCTCATCGGGCGGCTGCTCGACCTGTCCCGCAAGGACGCGCGGGCCCGCGCCGACGAGCTGCTGGAGCGGTTCTCGCTGACCGAGGCGGCCCGCCGTCCCGCCGGCACCTACTCCGGCGGTATGCGGCGCCGGCTGGACCTCGCCGCCTCCATGATCGGCCGGCCCGCCGTGCTGTTCCTGGACGAGCCGACCACCGGCCTCGACCCCCGCACCCGCAACGAGGTGTGGAACGAGGTCAAGGCGATGGTCGGGGACGGCGTGACCGTCCTGCTCACCACCCAGTACATGGAGGAGGCCGAGCAGCTCGCCTCCGAGCTGACCGTCGTGGACCGCGGCCGGGTCATCGCCAAGGGCGGCATCGAGGAGCTGAAGGCGAAGGTCGGCGGCCGCACGCTGCGCATCCGCCCGGCGGACCCGCTCCAGCTCCGCCCGCTGGCCCGCGCGCTGGACGACCTGGGCATCACGGGCCTGGCCGCGACCGTCGTGGACACCGAGCGGGCCTCGGTGCTGGTGCCGGTGCTCAGCGACGAGCAGTTGACGGCCGTCGTCGGCGCGGTCACCGCGCGCGGCATCACGCTCTCCTCCCTCACCACCGAACTGCCCAGCCTGGACGAGGTGTTCCTGTCGCTGACCGGCCACCGCGCCAGTGGTCCGCAGGACACCGTCCCCTCCGAGACCCGCGAGGAGGTCGCCGTATGA
- a CDS encoding ABC transporter permease: MSAPTITPASAPADAGAETTALADSRITLRSHLRHTGALIRRNLLWIRQDPESMFDAVLFPVIFTLLFVYVFGGSIGQSLGGGQEAYVQYVVPGLLAMMGMNMAQGVGTGFNTDFNSGVMDRFRSLPIGRGSVLFAKIVVELMRMLVACVILMIVGVLVGFDITHWPGLFAAVGLATVFGSALMWVFLTLGVTMKNAQSVQAMGFLVLMPLQFGSSIFAPTASMPGWLQNFTEYNPLSSLADAARGLMVGGPVAHGLWVTLAWSVGLTAVMAPVAIHKFRTKT, translated from the coding sequence ATGAGCGCCCCCACGATCACCCCCGCGAGCGCCCCCGCGGACGCCGGCGCCGAGACCACCGCCCTCGCCGACTCGCGCATCACGCTGCGCAGCCATCTGCGCCACACCGGCGCGCTGATCCGCCGCAACCTGCTGTGGATACGGCAGGACCCGGAGTCGATGTTCGACGCCGTGCTGTTCCCGGTGATCTTCACCCTGCTGTTCGTGTACGTCTTCGGCGGCTCCATCGGGCAGTCGCTGGGCGGCGGCCAGGAGGCGTACGTGCAGTACGTCGTGCCCGGTCTGCTGGCCATGATGGGGATGAACATGGCCCAGGGCGTGGGCACCGGCTTCAACACCGACTTCAACTCCGGTGTGATGGACCGCTTCCGGTCGCTGCCGATCGGGCGCGGCTCGGTGCTGTTCGCCAAGATCGTGGTCGAGCTGATGCGCATGCTGGTCGCCTGCGTGATCCTCATGATCGTGGGCGTGCTGGTGGGCTTCGACATCACCCACTGGCCGGGGCTGTTCGCCGCCGTGGGCCTGGCGACCGTGTTCGGCTCGGCGCTGATGTGGGTGTTCCTCACCCTCGGTGTGACGATGAAGAACGCGCAGTCGGTGCAGGCGATGGGCTTCCTGGTGCTGATGCCGCTCCAGTTCGGCTCGTCGATCTTCGCGCCGACCGCGTCGATGCCGGGCTGGCTCCAGAACTTCACCGAGTACAACCCGCTGTCCTCGCTCGCCGACGCGGCGCGCGGACTGATGGTCGGCGGTCCGGTCGCGCACGGCCTGTGGGTGACCCTGGCCTGGTCGGTGGGGCTCACCGCGGTGATGGCGCCGGTCGCGATCCACAAGTTCCGCACCAAGACCTGA